The Ralstonia sp. RRA DNA segment AGGCAGCCAGCGCCCGCGCACACGGCAGCGTCCAGACCAGTTTGGCTGTTGTGGTGTCGAGGTGGCAGGGCGGTGCTGCGCGCCGTGGTGCGTCTGACGCGGGCGTCACGGCGCGGGCTTGGCGGAACATGCGCACCGCCACGTAGGCGAGCACGACGGCAAACAGCAGCGTCAACGGTGCATTCGGCACACGATGCGCCACCCAGATGCCGAATGGCGACACCACCACGCCGCACAGTGCCATCAGGCCCGCGGCCTTGTAGCGGACCTTGCCTTCACGCAGGCCGAGCATCGCACCCAGCCCCGCCGACAGGCCCACCGCCAGCAGCGCGATCGGCGCAGCCTCCGGCACCGACAAATGCAGCCCAAAGATCAGCAGCGGCACCGCGACGATGGCACCACCCGCACCCGTGAGCGCCAGGATGAGCCCAACCACCGAACCCAGCCCCGCGCTGATGATCCAGCCAGTTTCTACCGGAGACATGCTTAGCGTCCTGCTGGCGTGGTCGGCCGTGCCAGCCATTCGCGGCCCTTGAGCAGCGCATTCCAGTACAGCCAGGGCAGCAGCGTCTTCTTGAGCCACCAGGCGGACTTGCGCGCCACCGTCGGCATTAGCGGGAACGTTGGCAGTAGCTTGCCGCCGTAGCCGAACTCGGCCAGTACGACCTTGCCGCGCTCAACGGTGAGCGGGCAAGCGCCGTAGCCGTCGTAGCGCGTGGGCAATGGCTGGCCTTCGCGATGGGCGAGCAGGTTCTCCGCAACAACGACGATCTGCTTGCGTGCCGCGGCT contains these protein-coding regions:
- a CDS encoding sulfite exporter TauE/SafE family protein — translated: MSPVETGWIISAGLGSVVGLILALTGAGGAIVAVPLLIFGLHLSVPEAAPIALLAVGLSAGLGAMLGLREGKVRYKAAGLMALCGVVVSPFGIWVAHRVPNAPLTLLFAVVLAYVAVRMFRQARAVTPASDAPRRAAPPCHLDTTTAKLVWTLPCARALAASGVGAGFLSGLLGVGGGFVIVPALRRATDLPMQTIVATSLAVIALVSTAGVVASAIGGHVDWHIALPFAAGALTGMLAGRRFAQHLAGPALQQGFAAFAGVVALGLIVRTLI